A genomic stretch from Ktedonobacterales bacterium includes:
- a CDS encoding tetratricopeptide repeat protein, with amino-acid sequence MNKHLYLTSSEVVQEAPAGLKVGPTEALVSRVIIGERVRQARIAANMTQQELAGETYSKSYISAVERGKMTPSFQALRILADRLGRSLSFFFGEGEAPLGTPAESGAATGVLPDGERQRREERAKQMLKEAEEWLVKSQPDKALEALHVSADAPPADLPTYEQPRWYRLAGWASLLARKFPEAINWLESGLGLVETLRTQAPSAQKAQLGEMAERMRELLGGCYYDQGQPARALEHHLQCLIAITDGVVTDPELKLLIYKALGNDNMVLGRHDEAILFYQRACKLAEDMNEPRQRGLAYWGLGLTYKASGDLFRAKNAFGEALSIFGELEDTLLTSRLHAVLGVVLIELKEYKAAEQHLRLALEAAERINDAYARQVALGNVAILRLAQSNPDEAIKAAQEGLSAVSQSKDPRIEGQIYQTLAEAYEARQDVSAAGQAYKDAITTLAQTEDGEFIGRVHDRYGSFLASQGRFEEAYEQIGLAQAVLARKTAIGTGESA; translated from the coding sequence ATGAACAAGCATTTGTATCTCACATCATCAGAAGTGGTGCAGGAGGCGCCCGCTGGCCTCAAGGTCGGCCCGACGGAGGCTCTTGTCAGCCGCGTAATCATTGGCGAACGTGTACGCCAGGCTCGTATTGCAGCCAATATGACTCAGCAAGAGCTTGCTGGAGAGACCTATTCTAAAAGCTATATTTCTGCTGTGGAGCGTGGCAAAATGACCCCATCCTTCCAGGCGCTGCGTATTCTGGCAGACCGACTGGGCCGATCCCTTTCGTTCTTTTTTGGCGAGGGCGAGGCGCCCCTGGGAACACCAGCGGAGAGCGGCGCGGCAACGGGCGTCTTACCGGATGGGGAACGACAGCGGCGCGAAGAGAGAGCCAAGCAGATGCTGAAAGAGGCGGAGGAATGGCTCGTGAAGAGTCAGCCAGACAAAGCTCTGGAGGCGCTGCATGTATCGGCGGATGCGCCACCAGCCGATCTTCCCACCTATGAGCAGCCACGCTGGTATCGGCTGGCTGGCTGGGCATCGCTTCTCGCGCGGAAGTTTCCAGAAGCGATAAACTGGCTGGAGAGCGGATTAGGTCTGGTTGAGACGTTGCGCACTCAGGCTCCATCGGCTCAGAAGGCGCAGCTTGGTGAGATGGCTGAGAGGATGCGGGAACTCCTGGGCGGGTGTTATTATGACCAGGGCCAACCAGCCAGGGCGCTGGAACACCATCTTCAGTGCCTGATCGCAATCACCGATGGGGTGGTGACTGATCCAGAACTGAAGCTGCTGATCTATAAAGCATTGGGCAATGACAACATGGTGCTGGGCCGGCATGACGAGGCCATCCTCTTTTATCAGCGAGCGTGCAAGCTGGCTGAAGATATGAATGAACCCCGCCAACGAGGACTGGCCTATTGGGGGCTGGGCTTGACCTACAAGGCGAGTGGTGATCTGTTCCGCGCCAAGAACGCTTTTGGCGAAGCACTGAGCATCTTTGGCGAATTGGAAGACACGTTGCTGACGTCGCGGCTACACGCGGTGTTGGGGGTGGTGTTGATCGAACTCAAAGAGTATAAAGCAGCCGAGCAGCATCTTCGGCTGGCTCTGGAAGCTGCCGAGCGTATCAACGATGCCTATGCTCGTCAAGTGGCGCTGGGAAACGTTGCTATCTTGCGCCTGGCGCAAAGCAATCCTGATGAGGCGATCAAAGCTGCCCAAGAGGGGCTGAGTGCGGTAAGCCAGAGCAAAGACCCCCGAATCGAGGGGCAAATCTATCAGACGTTGGCCGAGGCATACGAAGCCAGGCAAGATGTCTCAGCGGCGGGACAGGCATACAAAGATGCGATTACCACTCTGGCGCAGACCGAGGATGGCGAGTTCATTGGCCGGGTCCATGATCGCTATGGAAGCTTCCTGGCCTCGCAGGGGCGATTTGAGGAAGCCTATGAGCAGATAGGTCTTGCCCAGGCGGTTCTGGCCCGGAAAACGGCCATCGGGACGGGTGAATCTGCTTAA
- a CDS encoding MFS transporter, translating to MRCWPQQLRIQPSDVTIQNIPAVLARIVFVGASKRGEVIMSSNLSRTVSAGAVIARQDRIQVWSLPYLFVIVIGLGFLFTFYDIFDINVSFIQTCVQIVPNCVPGGPPGSVVASDKLGLPVLWNLIGYVVGALILSPLADRFGRRDMLLVTMLLTGIGSVFTAFVNDYTMFIVARTLTGIGIGADLAIVNTYINEVAPRYGRARYTSLIFIMSSLGALVAVWLGLLLTTPPESFPLGLSFALAGEAFQGPGWRIMYGIGGALALIGVLLRFQLPESPRWLISQGRIEDADAVVRRMEARASQRNPLPKAMDELPTPPQIKGIPYTQIFSNALYLRRTILLFLVWFIGYVTVYSFGAGFTTILASLHYPPPEAGLIVAVGVIGFVISAVFAYFFSERLERKLWLPIAAVLTVLGGVLVAAAGQFSASSPTAAPVMAFIGAMIVFFGFNIWVPMTYSWSTENYPTRARTTGFGLVDGIGHLGGSVGLLIIAPLIPGLGAMQSFLLISAFLVVAALIAQFGIDTRGKRLDIVSP from the coding sequence ATGCGCTGCTGGCCTCAGCAGCTTCGTATCCAACCGAGCGATGTAACCATCCAGAACATACCTGCTGTGCTGGCGCGTATCGTGTTTGTTGGCGCCAGCAAGAGAGGGGAAGTTATTATGTCATCGAATCTATCCAGAACAGTCAGTGCTGGCGCAGTGATCGCGCGCCAGGATCGGATTCAGGTCTGGTCGCTTCCCTACCTATTCGTCATCGTCATTGGTCTTGGTTTCCTATTCACGTTCTATGACATCTTCGACATCAACGTGTCTTTCATCCAGACCTGTGTGCAGATCGTACCCAATTGCGTGCCGGGTGGGCCGCCAGGCTCTGTTGTGGCGTCAGATAAGCTGGGCTTGCCGGTCCTGTGGAATCTTATTGGCTATGTTGTGGGGGCGCTCATTCTCAGCCCGCTGGCAGATCGCTTCGGACGACGAGATATGCTGCTTGTGACGATGCTTCTGACTGGCATTGGTTCTGTGTTTACCGCGTTCGTGAACGATTATACGATGTTCATCGTTGCGCGCACGCTGACCGGCATTGGTATCGGCGCTGACCTGGCGATTGTCAACACCTATATCAATGAGGTGGCCCCCCGCTATGGACGGGCCAGGTATACCTCGCTGATTTTCATTATGTCGTCGTTGGGGGCATTGGTTGCGGTCTGGCTTGGGCTGCTTCTGACGACTCCTCCAGAATCATTTCCGCTGGGCCTCTCTTTTGCCCTGGCAGGCGAGGCGTTCCAGGGGCCGGGGTGGCGCATCATGTACGGTATTGGCGGCGCACTGGCGTTGATTGGTGTGCTGCTGCGGTTCCAGCTTCCTGAGTCGCCGCGCTGGCTGATTTCGCAGGGACGCATTGAAGACGCCGATGCCGTCGTTCGACGAATGGAAGCCCGCGCGTCCCAACGGAACCCGCTGCCCAAGGCAATGGATGAGTTGCCAACGCCACCACAGATAAAAGGTATCCCCTATACCCAGATCTTTAGCAACGCGCTCTACCTGCGGCGCACCATCCTCTTGTTCCTGGTCTGGTTCATCGGCTACGTGACGGTCTACTCGTTTGGCGCTGGCTTTACCACGATCCTGGCGTCGTTGCACTATCCGCCGCCTGAAGCCGGCCTGATTGTGGCTGTGGGGGTCATCGGATTTGTCATCTCCGCTGTCTTTGCCTACTTCTTTAGCGAGCGCCTGGAGCGGAAACTCTGGCTGCCCATTGCCGCAGTTCTCACGGTGCTTGGTGGTGTGCTGGTTGCCGCAGCGGGCCAATTCTCGGCGTCCTCGCCAACTGCGGCCCCGGTTATGGCCTTTATCGGCGCGATGATCGTGTTTTTTGGCTTTAACATCTGGGTTCCGATGACCTATTCCTGGTCAACCGAGAATTATCCAACCCGCGCGCGGACTACCGGCTTTGGATTGGTGGACGGCATCGGACATCTTGGCGGCAGTGTGGGGTTGCTGATTATTGCGCCCCTCATTCCAGGGCTTGGTGCCATGCAATCGTTCCTGTTGATTAGCGCGTTCCTGGTTGTCGCAGCCCTGATCGCCCAATTTGGCATTGATACTCGTGGCAAGCGGTTGGATATTGTCTCTCCGTAA